AGAGGGCATGACCTTAGGCAAACACAGAAAAGCTTGCCCAAAAGTTTTGGTCAACTATAGAAGTTTGCATATGAGAGGGAGAAGATGAGGTCATCTACTTCTAGGGTCATTCTTTTGTCCAATAATAAATGGAAATACAGCCGGAGCTCCCTGCGCTCTCCGTTGGCCCTATGAATAGTAAACTTGGCTCTGAGCCCTCTTCCTTCTGCTATAGCCTTCTCCAAGACATAATCATTGTCAGGGGCTCGACACTAAACGGGATAAGCTGCCCCTTTATAAACCCAAAACATGAGTATTCAATGTTTACCCTTTTTCCTCTATATTTTTAGAGGAGTGTTATTTATTTAGTTAATAAAGAAAGTTTATAGGAGGTAATCGAGCAACAAACTGCCTCGGTGCCTCCGCCAGCGATCCCACAAACTTGTCACATGCGCTCTATCTGCTCTAGTAAACATTTTTCTGTCATGCCACAACATATATATATCTTGCATCTTGCACTCCAGACATTGGAGGTAATGATTTTGTTTTTTTGCTTATATCTTCTTTACTCAGCATCAAGGAGACATATGAGGTTCTTCGTTTTGAGGGAAGTAGTTTCTAATGACGCGAGTCTTGGTGGTTGTACAAAAACCAAGGTATGAGAATGCCAGGGTAGACTGGTGATTTTAATAAGAGCAAAGGCCAGAGATGGTCAATTTTAAAATTGTATTACGAGTTTATAAGCGAGAGATAGAAATAGAGCAGGGACAAGGTACAAATAGCTGTCGATGTCTAAATCATCAGAACACATGTTGAAAATTACATGTACCATTTTATTTAAGTTCTAACAGTTTCATGTTTTTATTCCGACATGATAGAACAATTCATTTAAAAGATGAATTAAATTTAAATGGCTTTGTAGATAATCCTGAACCATATACAACTTAAGTATTTCAGTTGTGGAGAACATTAGAGCCATATACTTGTGGAATATTGTCAAACATCAAATCATCTTTGCAAGTAGGATTAGAGCCATAAACATCAAAGTATGAAACGATACGGATTAAAAGAATACATAACGATGGATAAGTAATCAAATTTTGAATAATATGATGACTTGCATCAATTATTTTATAACAAAAAGGGATTATTTACATTTTTATTGCCAGGAGTTAAATAACAGACATTACAGTAACGACAATGTAAGATTTATAATAAAGTTACAAAAGAGCAAAAGGTTGTAACATTTGTATCGAGTTGCATTGTTTTTTTCTTAAACATAGGGACAGCATTTCACAACTTGTAGTTGGTTATTTAGCTACTTTGAGGTCATTCATCTCTCTGGTGATGGCCGGAATACAACTGGTGCTCCTCGCAATGCCGCCTTTCTTAAGCCCTCCATTATCCCTATAATTCATAGACTTGGCTCTCACTCCTCTTCCTTCTGCTCTAGCCTTCTTCAAGATCTCTCTCATCGCCTGGGCTTGGTATAAAACCGGATAAGCTCTCCCGAACTTGTTAAACCTAACACATGCACCCATATGACTGTTCAATGCTTCCTCTCTTTTTCCTCCATTTTTACTCATCTCTTCTTTCACTGCCTCTGTGCACAATCCACAAATCCATTTCCCCATGAACTTCTCGCGTATTTGCTCTATGTACTCCAACGTACACTCTTCTGTCATGCCACAACATTCACATCTTGCATCCTCCACTTCACATATTGGAGGTAATGCTTTCGTGTTTGTGTCTAGGTCTTCTTTGCTTAGCTCGTATGAGACGTCTGATACACTTCGTTTGAGGCCAGTAGTTACGGATGATGAGAGTCTTGGCGGCTTCATTGTGTTGCTGGAACGTGCATATGAGCTGACAAGGGACTCTCCATGTGGTGCCATTATAATTGAGACTCAATGGAAAATGTAAACGATATATAGATGTTTCAGTTAGGAGGTACTTGGGGAAGAGTTTGATATGATCAAGATTATGTTATGGAGAAGAGAGTTGGAGGATGTATTTATAGTGAGATGTTTGGGTTTGTTCAAATGCATTTTGGTGGACCAAGAGAACTCACATGTCAGTGTTCACTTTCAAGTGTGAAGATTAATCATGAAGGTGATGGATTTTTCATGAAGGGCTCAAAACAAAAGCAGTCTTTTTCGTCTTTAAATTAGGTGAATCATAAGTGCCCTATGTGATTCTGATCATACATTCATAAATACTAGTACCATATATGGTCATCATATTGTTTTGGAGATTGTTTGTTGCCACTACTTACATATTAGATAATATCCAGTGTTctatattattaataaattaataaagaatATAGATTAATAACAGGTCGACAGAACAAAGCAAATTTAAAAAAAggaatttaggaataattaatgTTAAACTGAATAGAAACTGTTGTTTGTAACTAAATTTGATTAGTGAATGTTGCAGGAATACAGGCCAGTGAAGGATTCATCTCTATTTTGCTGAGTAATTAAATTACTAAACTAAATCAAATAAACTCTGGTATATCATGCTCAAAGAAGGGTGGGAGAAAGATAAGATGTATGCCGATCTTAATTCAAAACATAATATctattaaattaaaatataaatacttTTTTTCCGGCTCAAATAGaaaaaatattagtattttttttaaaaaagaaagaaaaatacTAATACTATTTTTTCTATTTGATCCaggaaaaaaatatattaatattagtTTTAAGAATACACTAACATTAGAATAGCGATGTAACGAGACTGATTATATTTATTAGAAGTATTCAACCCCTCTTGGTTTTGTTTCTGCAGATGTCGTTCCTAAGCAAAGTCAGAGCATCTGATTTGCAACTCACGTGTAGACAATCCTTAACCTTATATATCATTACAAGGATGTTAATTATTAAGAGTATAATTGGTTTCATTATGTATGTGGCGAATGAAAGGTTGTTGTTGCCTGAAACTTCTAAACATTTCTAAAGGAATTATTTTAGTTAAACAATCTGCATGCAAGCTTAGAAATGAAAGGCCCTAATTATACGATTAGGACGCAACGTTAAGGTGGATACATAGATGATTGCTTATCGATCTCGTGATTTCTACGTACGTATTGGTGGTAGCTGACCAAAGCTTGAATACATCTTCCAACTTTTTTGAACTCCAGACTTGCAACTTGTTTAGTGTTTCACTAGTTTGCTCTTTGTGAATCTCAGTTGTGATCATACCAATTCTTGCTTTAGACTTGATATTCGAGATTGAGATGTTGCGGAAGAAGCAATTACGAGATTAACAGATTAAATTTAAACTTGATTTCAATCGTACCAAAACTGTAAAGGATAATCTTTCAGTCAGTGTGTTTGTATTATTCCATTTGTGATAAAATTTTAATAtgaattttgtaattttttacACCCAGAATAGGATTGGTGGCGAACAAATTTTCAGTAACAAGAAAGTCTGAAACTTTTCCCTCTAAGTGTTGTAATACAACGCAAGTTTTGAATAATTGTACACTGATACACTAATAAGCTCCTGGTATAAGGCCCAATCTCCTTGCCACCGTTGATTGATTAGGAATTTGCAATTTATCATACACATGAAAACATCCCAAGTCCACAAAACTCAGTCTTGTATATTTGTGTTGGGGCTTAAACCCAATATGTGATATGAGCTTAATAATATAAAacataattggattgggtaataaCTGTATGTGTTgataattattatcataatgaggatgagtaataattatatgagtagacaattattattgtaatcagattatgTAGACAATTTTTATGTATTGATatattattgataattattttgattaataatacaagttgggacgtgagTTCTCCACGTCAAATATATTGTTATGAGTTTGTGTGCGTACTTTGTATTGGTAGATATGAATCTCGAATATGTGTGTGTTTCCTCCTAACAATTTGAACTAAGTGTATGCTGAGAATAGAGAAATTATCGAATAAGCTACATTTTTAAAGTTTGTTTGTGATTTTATTTTGTTTTGAAATAATTGTAAAAATACAATATACAACCAAAAATAATCATATATACATTATTTTTTATGTTTTCTAAAAATAACTAACTTTTTTTTTGTTAGATAGAAGGTTACATGTATTTGCATTCAAGTTTGTACAGGGTTGTAAACTGTATTTTTGCAAAAGATTTTTGAAAATTTGTATTTTTGTAAATAGAAACTAAAAACGCATTTTtggaaaaaataaataaataaatttatgttttttatatataaaaaaggCTCTAATATTTAAAAAGAGAATTATGAAAAACAAATTAAGCTAACAAATTCATATACAATTTCAAACCAAACGCATTCAGCATTGGCTTGGTAAGGGTAAGATACACGTAGAACATGCCATATTTCGAAAAATAGAGAGGCTATTTGTGTGAAAACTCTCGACTTAGTGCAAGACAAGATATATGTGTATTTGTGTGATACACTAGTGTAGCTTTTTTTTCCACAAGAGACTTAC
This sequence is a window from Apium graveolens cultivar Ventura chromosome 9, ASM990537v1, whole genome shotgun sequence. Protein-coding genes within it:
- the LOC141685562 gene encoding uncharacterized protein LOC141685562; amino-acid sequence: MAPHGESLVSSYARSSNTMKPPRLSSSVTTGLKRSVSDVSYELSKEDLDTNTKALPPICEVEDARCECCGMTEECTLEYIEQIREKFMGKWICGLCTEAVKEEMSKNGGKREEALNSHMGACVRFNKFGRAYPVLYQAQAMREILKKARAEGRGVRAKSMNYRDNGGLKKGGIARSTSCIPAITREMNDLKVAK